DNA sequence from the Mauremys mutica isolate MM-2020 ecotype Southern chromosome 9, ASM2049712v1, whole genome shotgun sequence genome:
TACTGCTATGAAAACAATTTTTAGTGGAAGCAGTGATACTATTCTACATTTAGAGTAATGTGTCAGTTTAGGAACCAACCAAAACAACCAACCTATCAAAGCAAAACTGGATTCTTCATCTCTAAATCTATCAGAGAAGCTGATTTTCTTTTAGATAAAATCAAACAAGAAACTATGAGAGAGATCAGCTCATGGTAGGAATGTTACTAAGATCACCAATCCTAATAATCATAGCAACATAGAACTAGTCTTGCAGATAAGTGGGCCAGTTCCTCTGCTGGCATGAATCAGTGTTgctctattgatgtcaatggagctatgctcatttacaccagatgaggatctccCCCATAGGTGTTCTAATCATTAGTGGATTATATTTATAGGATGGAAAGGTGATTGCTAAACTGAAGGCACTACTGGCTTTTTCATAGAGAAGGCACAGAAGATTCTAGGTGAATTAACAATTCATTCCTGACCTCCATCTGAAATTAAAGCTATAAGATACTGTCAAACCAAACACACATTACAGCACGAGTGCTGAACTGCTACATCTTTAAATACAGTGCAGATCCAGTGTTTTAATTAGAGAtgtgtttatatttaaatatcTTCCCAGCTGCCTGTTGGTGCCTCCCATTCTCCAAATATCTGGTACTGTATGTTGTTTGCAGGGGGATGCCATGATTTTAGAACAGTCACAGAAATATGGTCTCTAAAGAAGTGAAGCTTCTGGAACAATCTAATATTCAAGATGGTAGTAGCCATGAGTTGTTTTTATGGTTATTTATGTAGCCCAATAGGTGTATGTAATGCTTTCCAGATAAATAAAAAGACACAACACCTGCCcacagagcttgcaatctaaattaGACATAACATTACTAGGAAAAACACTAAACAATGGGAGGAGTTAGAAGGCCCGAGTAAACTGCAGGATTACAATGGCAATGGGATGTGTTTATTGGAGCTGGGTGGAAAACAGGAACAAGTTTCATATAATTTTCATGAAATACTTTCTTTCTTATTTTggtaaaaaattgaaaaattgaaCTGAAAAgttcaacattttgaaaaatttcagccagctctaaatTGTGAATTTTGTCATTGACATTCAAAATTTGTGAAAACTGtgaatttcaaaaatatttcaaggAACTGTATTATTTatgattatatttattatttgaattatcATAGCACTTAGGAGCTCTGTCATGGAACAGGAGCCCAGTGGACTAGACGCTATGTTAGCTCTATTTCTTTAGTGAATGTACTGATATTTGGGCTCAGAGTTTGGAAAGAGGGCAGAAGTGGCGAAGTGGGGTGAAAttatagccccactgaagtcaatggaaaaactcccattgatttcaatggggccaggatttcatccatggtGATTATAATACCTAGTCTAAAGCCCTACAAAACAGTTTGCTAGTAACCACAGTGTGGAAATAGTGCATAGGAAAACCTAGAGTGTTCGCAAATCAATTCCTTGGCTaatccttcctttcctccctcatGTACTGGACTCCCACTTTAATGAAGACCCAAGTCTGGATAAAGGAGGAAACCCGTGAAAGTAGAATCATTGATATTATCAGCATAGATgccattgttttctttttcttcttctccatACACTTGAATCCAGACTTCTTCTCCGGCACTCAGGTGAAGCAAAACAGACCCGGAAGCTTGGTCGACATTGTTTTTCTGGAACTGATCATAGGTGAATAGCATGGCCTTGTCCTTCTTGTACAGACTGACTTTCACATCTGTTATATACACAGTGAGGTGGTATGTGAAATAGTACAGGCCTGGGATACTGCAGCGGAACTTTCCCGTGGTTTCATCGTAGTGATTTTGTTCGTTGTAGAAGATTTTTGTGAATCTGATGGGAATGTTGGGGACGGGGGCTCTGCTGGTGAGCCCAACACTGAAGGCAGATCGGTAAACATAAGCACCTTCTCCGTTCTCCCCTTTCATCCCTGGGATTCCTGGAAATCCTCTTGGGCCTTCAGTGCCAGGAGCTCCTCCCTCTCCAGTATCCCCTTTGGGGCCTGGCTCACCTATAAGGGAAAATTATTTTGATTAGAGTGATCATATTGGGAATTTCCAACAATAAACCAAATCAGATTCATGTCAGTATATGTGCTGATATAATAGTTCTGTAGTAGGAGATGATAAAACAATCCCTGTTTGAGAACAGTGGGAGATGTTGAGCGGTGGCCAGTTGGGCAATTTTTAATAGGCTTACTAATGCCTATTGAAAACAGGCCCATGAGATTTTAAATCCTTATTCAAAAGgcttccaaaaaaacccaaaaaccctcCAGCGTGGAGCTCAATTTATCTCAGACAAACAAAGGGTTGACTCAACCCTGCTGGAATTCACACCCATACTTCAAGGGAGCGTAGCTATTTCAAATCTGATGCTTAGCTTCATTGAGCCATCTCCTCTGGTTGCAGTGGATACTGCTGCAATGGTCGGTTGGTGTTCTTTGGAACTATCATTTGCACCCTGCATGGACATATATGGCACACTTTTAGTCCCATCATAAAATCCACTTCGAAGTTTTTGCTGTTACAATTTTTTATGATTAATTATTTTACTGGTTTTCATAAAGAAACAGACAATGAAAAGGACAAAAAGGGAATGACTTACAGCTAGTGTATGTTTCCAAATACCGCAAGCGTCATGGGATCACCAATAGACTGATGGAATTACACAGTTTTACAAGCTGTCAAAGCTGCAATACCTGACCAGACAATTCTGCATAGACATAACATATTAGGGTGGGGGTAAAAGTAATAAAACAGGAGAAGCCAAGCATAAataaggagagggaaggaggggaccGGACAAGGGCAGGGCACACTCAGGAGAGGAGGGGTTAGGTGGAATGAAGATCTGCCATACTTTGAGCCATCTCAACATTTTTATCCAAAAAGGTGGGGGGATCCACATTTTTTTCAAATCAATATAATTGCTCTCTACGGCCATAAGCTATTCTTTCTTT
Encoded proteins:
- the ADIPOQ gene encoding adiponectin; this translates as MTILSTAFLKGLQRTSQDSKAAEFTMKLVPNLLLCLLLLVKLYHAETADEEPQPPKGPCANWMGGAPGYPGHNGVPGRDGKDGKDGQKGENGVPGEPGPKGDTGEGGAPGTEGPRGFPGIPGMKGENGEGAYVYRSAFSVGLTSRAPVPNIPIRFTKIFYNEQNHYDETTGKFRCSIPGLYYFTYHLTVYITDVKVSLYKKDKAMLFTYDQFQKNNVDQASGSVLLHLSAGEEVWIQVYGEEEKENNGIYADNINDSTFTGFLLYPDLGLH